GTTCGAAAGGTTGTGCCTTGGTGAACCTGGTAGAATTTGGGTATAGGTGTTCGCTCGCTAAAGTAAGAAATATGTCTTGAAAGATTTTTTTCTCCAGTTTTGCACTCCACAGCAAATAGGGGCTTTTTGTTCTTTAACACAACAAAATCGACCTCTTTGGCTGTGATATCGCGTAAGAATCTGAGTTCCATCCGATCTCCCTGGGTGTCTTCGTGATAGTGACAAAATTTAAGAAGGTGGCTTGCCACTAAGTTTTCCCAGCGTGACCCAGGGGAGTCAAGTTCACTCCAGTCCCAAAGATAAATCTTCTGCTCTTTTTTTACAGCTTTGATTCGTGGAGCTCCATAAGGAGCGATTCGGTAACAGTAATAAACGTTTTCTAGAATTGAAATCCATTTTTCGACAGTTTTAAAGTCGACTTCTAGGTCTTCTGCTAAGTTCTTTCGTGAGAGAGGGGAGCCCACTCTGTCTGGAAGAGCTTCCATTAAAATCTCTATGTTTGATATTTCTTTGACGTTCTCGAGATCGCGAATGTCAGAATAAACGATCCGTTCCCGCCTTTGCCTATGCCATCTCTTAAGTTGTTGGGCTGAGGCATTGATATAAGGTTCTGGAAACCCTCCAAACTCTAAAAGTCTTTGGAGAATCCTGTGTTCGCAAGATTTAGAAACTTCGCAAAGTGTAAATGGGTGCATTCGATAGTAATGATATCGTCCAAGTAAAGAATCCCCGCCTTTTCTGTAGTAATCGAGGCGAGCGGATCCAGTAACCAGGAATTGGTGAGTATTTTTCAACTTATCGAAGAAGCCTTTGACGAGAGATCGCCATTTTACAAATTTGTGAATCTCGTCGAGGATTATAAGCTTTTGTTTGGCATCGAATATTCCAGCTTTTATTTTTTTTCGATCCTCTAGGTCATCCCAGTTTAAGTAACTCGTGTGACCATCTTTATAACTTGGAATAAGTGACTGAGCGAAAAAGGTTTTCCCTACCTGCCGTGGTCCTCCTAAAAAGACCATTTTCCGGGTAAGATCAGTCTCAACGTTCTTCATGAGGTATCTGTGTAAAGTAGACATAGTTCCACTTTACATTTAAGTAAAGTAGAGTCAAGTCTACTTTACTTGGTTTTGGCTTAAAGGTATATTGATCGAGAATTCCTGATCCATTCGACAAACTCAAGCCAGTTTTTAAATGGGATGATTGCTGGACAAAAATCTCAATTGGGGTCGCGTCAAATTGGATAAGGACTCGCGACTCTACCTTGGCTTAGTATAAAACCAATTCGCGGGGTCAAATCAGCGCTCCAAAAATTGGTTCAGCAAGGTCAATGCCAATGCCAACTGAATCCTTATTTTTCCAACAAATGAGCCGATAAGGAACTATGGCCAAGGGTTCCCTTGTGATTATTATCTTAAATTTAATGATGATTTCCTCGAGCTTTGCTCAGGTTCCTGCGAGTTTTGTGTATCAAGGGCAGATCACTAAAGCAGGAGGAGTACCTCTTGAAGCGAACCCGGTCATTTTTAATGTTCGCATTTACTCTCCGGTGAATGATTGTTTGCTTTACGAAGAGCAACATTCGGTAAATATGTTAGGGAGCGAAGGTACGTTTAATCTGAGTATCGGTGGAGGAATTCGCTCCGGCACTGATTACGAAGACACCTCGTCTCTTGTGAATGTGATGCAAAATGGATTGAACTTCACAGGGATTACGAGTTGTGCGTCCGGTACAAGTTATAATTCAATCACTGGTCACACCCGCAAAGTTCGGGTGAGTTACAACGATGGCTCGGGTCTTGTGACTTTGGCTCAAGACTTTCACCTTCAGAGTGTTCCTTACGCGTGGTATGCGAATAGTCTCCAAGGGATGACCGCCAGCAATTTTGTGCAAATCGATCCCGCAAACAACATGACTCAATCTAACTTACAAAATCTTTTCGCCGGAACGAATTACAATACGCTTTTGAATTTAGCGAGTGGCACTCCTGTCTCTCCTCTCTCCATGAATAATCAGCAGATCAAAAACGTGGCGAATCCGACATTACCTCAGGATGCAGCGACAAAAAACTATGCAGATACACGGATTGCTGGGGCTAACATTGACGTGTCTGGAGTGGGTGCGGGCGTGGGTAACGGGCGAGTGCTTTCGTGGAATGCGACACTCAACCGTTGGGAAGCGACGACTCCTTCCGCGATTACTGATTCTACAAAGTTACCATTGGCGGGTGGAACGATGGCC
This genomic window from Bdellovibrionales bacterium contains:
- a CDS encoding ATP-binding protein encodes the protein MSTLHRYLMKNVETDLTRKMVFLGGPRQVGKTFFAQSLIPSYKDGHTSYLNWDDLEDRKKIKAGIFDAKQKLIILDEIHKFVKWRSLVKGFFDKLKNTHQFLVTGSARLDYYRKGGDSLLGRYHYYRMHPFTLCEVSKSCEHRILQRLLEFGGFPEPYINASAQQLKRWHRQRRERIVYSDIRDLENVKEISNIEILMEALPDRVGSPLSRKNLAEDLEVDFKTVEKWISILENVYYCYRIAPYGAPRIKAVKKEQKIYLWDWSELDSPGSRWENLVASHLLKFCHYHEDTQGDRMELRFLRDITAKEVDFVVLKNKKPLFAVECKTGEKNLSRHISYFSERTPIPKFYQVHQGTTFRTISDKIHILPFTEFCKIEKLK